Proteins encoded in a region of the Devosia sp. RR2S18 genome:
- a CDS encoding DUF2934 domain-containing protein, giving the protein MRKNTDLAEAVRNTAYFLWEQDGRPEDRAFHYWLKAKEMHQRQLAYDKWLAEGTPQERAEDNWRAAAGEIEEK; this is encoded by the coding sequence ATGCGCAAGAACACAGATCTGGCCGAAGCTGTTCGGAACACTGCATATTTCTTGTGGGAGCAGGACGGCAGGCCGGAAGATCGGGCATTCCACTACTGGCTCAAGGCCAAGGAGATGCATCAGCGCCAGCTAGCCTATGATAAATGGCTGGCCGAAGGCACACCGCAGGAGCGCGCCGAGGATAATTGGCGGGCTGCGGCCGGTGAAATTGAAGAGAAATGA
- the efp gene encoding elongation factor P: protein MVKVIASSLRKGNVVEQDGNLHVILTAENVHPGKGNSVTNVNMRRISDGVKVIGRWRTVEMVEKADVDDRVYDYLYSDGEGHHFMEPQTYEQITVPDDVIGDQKAYLTDGMKVHLMTHEGVALSMELPQRLTFEIVETEPVVKGQTASSSYKPAVLNNGLRVMVPPHIDTGTRIVILTEDNSYVERAKD, encoded by the coding sequence ATGGTCAAGGTCATCGCCTCGTCGCTCCGCAAGGGCAACGTCGTCGAGCAGGACGGCAATCTGCATGTCATCCTCACCGCCGAGAACGTCCACCCCGGCAAGGGTAATTCGGTCACCAACGTCAACATGCGTCGCATCTCCGACGGAGTGAAGGTGATCGGGCGCTGGCGCACCGTGGAAATGGTCGAGAAGGCAGACGTCGACGATCGTGTCTATGACTATCTCTATTCCGACGGCGAAGGGCACCACTTCATGGAGCCCCAGACCTATGAGCAGATCACAGTTCCCGACGACGTCATCGGCGACCAAAAGGCCTATCTCACCGATGGCATGAAGGTGCACCTGATGACCCATGAGGGTGTGGCGCTCTCGATGGAACTGCCGCAGCGCCTGACCTTCGAGATCGTCGAAACGGAACCAGTGGTTAAGGGTCAGACAGCGTCGTCGTCCTACAAGCCCGCCGTGCTCAACAATGGCTTGCGCGTCATGGTGCCGCCGCACATCGATACCGGCACCCGCATCGTCATCCTCACGGAAGACAATTCCTACGTGGAACGCGCCAAGGACTGA